Proteins from a genomic interval of Rosa chinensis cultivar Old Blush chromosome 2, RchiOBHm-V2, whole genome shotgun sequence:
- the LOC112186804 gene encoding laccase-15, which produces MKVSRISLHLQLLGLLLALNGFLLHCRAWPARYTFVVENTPYKRLCSTKNILTVNGQFPGPTLYAHKGDTIIVDVINKGNRNITLHWHGVSQPRYPWSDGPEYITQCPIQPGAKFTQKIIFSEEEGTLWWHAHSEWDRATVHGPIIIYPNKNNKYPFAKPHAEIPIILGEWWKMDIGKLYTQTIQSGGDPNTSDAYLINGQPGDLYPCSKSETFKLMVDYGKTYLLRLINSGVQEILFFAIANHKVTVVGTDASYTKPFTTDYVTISPGQTIDLLLHANQRPNHYYMAATAYVGGAVPYDNTTTTALLQYTNRGYTPSSTPLFPNLPAHNDTSASVHFSRSLRSLADKNHPIDVPLKITTPLFYTVSVNTFQCPNNSCAGPNGTRLAASINNISFESPSIDILQAYYYHVNGVFGTRFPSSPPLLFNFTAQYLPQYLQTPKQKTEVKVLEYNATVELVLQGTNLVAGDDHPMHLHGYSFYVVGLGLGNFDKDKDPLKYNLVDPPLQNTIAVPVNGWATIRFKADNPGVWFMHCHLDRHMSWGMDTTFIVKNGKGPEAQILPPPPDMPPC; this is translated from the exons ATGAAGGTTTCCAGAATTAGCCTGCATCTGCAACTTTTGGGGTTGTTATTGGCTTTGAATGGCTTCCTCCTCCATTGCCGAGCTTGGCCAGCTCGTTACACTTTTGTG GTGGAAAACACTCCATACAAGAGACTCTGCAGCACAAAGAACATCCTGACTGTAAATGGCCAGTTTCCGGGACCGACTTTGTATGCTCACAAAGGAGACACTATCATCGTCGATGTCATTAACAAAGGCAATCGTAACATTACTCTCCACTG GCATGGTGTTTCGCAACCAAGATATCCATGGTCGGACGGACCAGAGTATATCACACAGTGCCCAATTCAACCAGGGGCCAAGTTCACCCAAAAGATCATTTTCTCGGAGGAGGAAGGCACCCTTTGGTGGCATGCTCACAGTGAGTGGGATCGTGCCACAGTCCATGGTCCCATCATCATATACCCCAACAAGAACAACAAATACCCTTTTGCAAAGCCTCATGCAGAAATTCCAATCATATTAG GAGAGTGGTGGAAGATGGATATAGGGAAGCTTTATACACAAACTATTCAATCCGGAGGGGACCCTAATACTTCCGACGCTTACCTCATCAATGGTCAACCTGGCGATCTGTATCCATGCTCTAAATCAG AGACGTTCAAGTTGATGGTTGATTATGGCAAAACCTACCTACTGAGACTAATCAACTCCGGTGTGCAAGAGATTCTGTTTTTCGCCATCGCCAATCACAAAGTTACAGTTGTAGGGACAGATGCTAGCTACACCAAGCCTTTCACAACCGATTATGTCACCATCTCACCTGGTCAAACCATTGACCTTTTGCTCCATGCTAATCAGAGGCCTAACCACTATTACATGGCCGCTACAGCCTACGTAGGTGGCGCTGTTCCTTATGATAACACCACCACCACAGCCCTACTACAATACACGAATCGGGGTTACACCCCTTCTTCAACCCCTTTGTTTCCTAATCTTCCTGCTCACAATGACACTAGTGCATCAGTTCATTTTAGTCGTAGTCTCAGGAGCTTGGCTGATAAAAACCACCCCATTGACGTTCCACTAAAAATTACAACTCCCTTGTTTTATACCGTCTCCGTCAACACGTTCCAGTGCCCCAATAATTCATGCGCCGGGCCTAATGGGACGCGTCTGGCTGCTAGTATAAACAACATTAGCTTCGAGAGCCCTAGCATTGACATACTACAAGCTTACTATTACCATGTTAACGGGGTATTTGGAACTCGGTTTCCAAGTTCCCCGCCTTTGCTGTTTAACTTTACAGCGCAGTACTTGCCGCAGTACCTTCAGACCCCGAAACAAAAGACAGAGGTGAAGGTACTGGAGTACAACGCGACAGTGGAGCTTGTGTTGCAGGGGACTAATTTGGTGGCAGGGGATGACCATCCAATGCATCTTCATGGTTACAGTTTCTATGTGGTTGGATTGGGGCTTGGGAACTTTGACAAGGATAAGGACCCTTTGAAATATAATCTTGTTGATCCTCCTCTTCAAAACACCATTGCTGTCCCTGTAAATGGGTGGGCTACCATCAGATTCAAGGCTGATAATCCTGGAGTTTGGTTTATGCATTGCCATCTGGATAGGCATATGTCATGGGGGATGGATACGACATTCATAGTGAAAAATGGAAAGGGACCTGAAGCTCAAATCTTACCTCCACCACCAGATATGCCACCTTGCTGA